From the genome of Triticum aestivum cultivar Chinese Spring chromosome 3B, IWGSC CS RefSeq v2.1, whole genome shotgun sequence, one region includes:
- the LOC123068986 gene encoding uncharacterized protein has protein sequence MPPQPTIDTRPPVSFDPLLKQTPARFSHILRRRRTPARRHPSPPTSQRRLPRRIHPSPPRPNSGRLPPRPNADLPNPGARRPPYLPESDTRFSCIMASPGMDKATKRAAKKADKEDKTNKALWDAYHTMHCSNFISMHVDMYYLVDSGYPNRVGYLAPYKGQTYHLPEFRAGRPPTGKLEVYNHAHSSLRNVVERTFGVLKQKWCILRDVPQFKMGNQTMIISACMTLHNYITDNKLRDKEFDKCDENENYMPAVARATPLLGDVVLTSSDEGNMNDTRDSIATSLWIARQAR, from the exons ATGCCACCGCAGCCAACCATCGACACAAGACCACCCGTCTCGTTCGATCCCCTCCTGAAACAGACGCCCGCTAGGTTTTCCCACATCCTGCGCCGCCGTCGCACACCTGCTCGCCGCCACCCCTCGCCGCCAACGTCCCAACGCAGGTTGCCTCGCCGGATCCACCCCTCGCCGCCTCGCCCCAACTCCGGTCGCCTGCCGCCTCGACCCAACGCCGACCTCCCCAACCCCGGAGCACGCCGGCCTCCCTACCTCCCGGAGAGTGACACCCGCTTCTCGTGCATCATGGCGTCGCCTGGG ATGGACAAGGCAACGAAGAGGGCAGCTAAGAAGGCAGACAAGGAAGACAAGACAAACAAGGCACTTTGGGATGCATACCACACCATGCATTGTTCTAATTTCATCTCTATGCATGTAGATATGTACTACCTTGTGGATTCCGGTTATCCAAACCGGGTGGGATATCTAGCTCCTTACAAAGGCCAGACCTATCACCTTCCAGAATTTCGAGCGGGACGCCCACCAACTGGAAAGTTAGAGGTGTACAATCATGCTCACTCTTCTCTTCGGAATGTGGTTGAGCGCACATTTGGTGTTCTGAAGCAGAAGTGGTGCATCCTAAGGGATGTGCCCCAATTCAAGATGGGAAATCAAACGATGATTATCAGTGCTTGTATGACGTTGCACAATTACATTACGGATAACAAGCTACGTGATAAAGAGTTTGACAAATGTGATGAGAATGAAAACTACATGCCCGCGGTGGCACGGGCAACACCATTGCTTGGGGATGTCGTTTTGACATCCTCTGATGAAGGCAATATGAACGACACGCGTGACAGTATTGCGACCTCTTTGTGGATAGCACGACAAGCTAGATAG